The window CGAAGACGGCTCAGGAAATCTGTTGGCTCCTCCTGGGCAGGACTCCTGGGGAAGGGGACCTCAGAGAGTGACCCTGGAGGCTCCTTGCAAGCAGTCCCTTTTTCCTCCCACTGAAGGCCTCTCACTGCAACCCCAGGGACAAGAAATAGAGCCAGATATAAAGAGAGGGGAGTGCAGGCAGGCTGAGACCAGGCGCAAGAGTCAGAGGGGGCCCCCGCCCCAAATGCAGGCccctgagggaggagggcagctCCTCTTACCTGGGTGGGGTTGGAATGGGGGACCCGGCGGCCTCACCTCGCCTAAAGAAGGCCGCTAGGACTCTCAGCGTGTCCTCCCGGAGCCCCAGCTCTTCCGAGCCTGCCATGGGGGCACCTGTGAAAGAGGGAGCTGGGGGATGGACTCCAGGGTTGCACTGCATTGGAGGATTGGGGCCCAAACGCCTAATCCCTGAATAAGGAGAGGATCAGGACTCGTGAGTCCCCAAGGGAGGAAGGGGCCGAGAGTCCGAATTTCTAAGTCCTTTAGGGGAGTTAGGGCCTGGGGACCCAGATTCTTGAGTCCTCGGAGAGAGAAAAGGGATGAGGAGGAAGACTCCTTGATGCTTGGAGAGGAAGAGGCTGGGGACCCGGATTCGTGGGTCTAAGGGAGGAAGGGACTGGGAGCTGGACTCTTGAGTTTTCGGAGAAGGGGGATGGGGAATCTGGATTCTTCAGTCTGAGAGAGACGAGAACTTGGGGCTCCGACTTCTGGGTTCTGAAGGCAGATACCAAGCTTCTCAAGCCTTTAGAGAATCGGGAACTACGAATCCCAGCAGGCTTCATGGCAAACCTTCCCCTCGTTCCGCGCTAGCTCGCCGCGCAGCCGGCCTGGGAAGTGTAGTTCCACTATCTGACTGAGGCTGGCATCTTGGGGACCCGGGACGCGTGGATGTCGGGGAAGCGGGACTGAGGTGCCCGCTCCTAGATCccggcctctcccctcctcaccccagcccccGCGAACGTCCGGCTTACCTGGTGCCGGGagccacctccccctcctccttcagtGGACTTGCGTAAACTTTTAGAAGTTCAACTTTCCCGCGCCTGCGCAGTGGGTCGGGTTGGCGCCGGCCCTGTCGCCCAAGGGGCGGTGCGCGGGATGCCCACCTAATTTGCATGTGACGTTCCCAGCATTCCCTTGGCCGGAAGACCTTAAAAGGTATggttgggaaggggggggggggggggaacgtcCGGGCTCTTGGTGCCGCCTCTGGCTCAGGAGTCTGTCAACCATCTGAAGGTAAAGTTTTTATTTCGTGAAATCGATACAAAAAGAAAGGGCCACTGCTCTGAAGCTCAGCTGACGAGAAGGAGGGTGTGCAGCTGCAAGTTCGAGAGCTATCGGACCCCAAAAGCAGGGGTGGGTCCTAGCACTCTGCGCGCCGAGACCCTCTGCGTAGGtagcagggcggggggggggggcggggggggggcgggtagctGGGGAATTGGTGACGTCCGGAGTGAGAAATGGGTGAAAGGATGGGTCTACCCTGATAGCACAGAGGGGCGCTGTGTACTCCAGGGAAAGTgaagcaaagaggagaaaaagtgaAGCAACCCGGTGCTGGAGGTCggctgtaaaaacaaaacaaaacaaaacaaacaaagaaaagaaaagaaaaaagtagcgGGGCGCGAGGAGGTTGCGGAGATCGGAGGCGTCTGCACTAGGGGATGAAAGGAAGAGTGGACCCTGAAAATGAAGGCAGTCCACTctatgaagtgtgtgtgtgtgtgtgtgtgtgtgtgtgtgtgtgtgtgtgtgtgtgtgtgttggggggggtgcCCTAGAGGAGGGAGGCTGTTGGGGGGGGGATGTGGATGGAGGATCTACGatggaaatgggggaggggctctTCTGTGGGGGAATTGTAGGAGGGGTCAACAACAGGGATAAATACGGGAGGTAGAGATCTACAAGTGAATAGCGTCTGCACTGAAATAACTAGGGGAGGCTCTACCTTGGAAGTGGAGGTGACTGCGTTGGgtgatgtgggggaggggagaggagaaaagggttTATAACGGAAGAGGGAAGGTTCTACGCTGGCGGAATTGAGGAGGTAGAGGGCCCGGACAGAAGCAGCTagagaaaggagggggggggTGTCTCGAATTGGGGAGCCTCTCCGGAGGATGAAAAAGAAGGGCTCTTATGTTGTACCCAGGAAAATATACGTGAGGGACCCTGCACCGCGGTCCCGTGAGAGAGAGAGGTCTGGGTGTGGCACCCTCAGGCCACATGGGCCCCCAGCCCACGAACTGCTCTCTAAGCGCAGGCCGAACCATGGGTACCCAAAAGCCGCGGATCCTGCCCTGGCTGAAGTTGCAGCTGGACTTGGGGCGGCTGGAGGGGGTGGCCTGGCTGGACGAGAGTCGCACGCGCTTCCGCATCCCGTGGAAGCACGGCTTGCGCCAGGATGCCCAGCAGGAGGACTTCGGCATCTTCCAGGTGAGTGAGCTTCCCGGACGCCCGAAACCCTGAGCTGCCAGCCAGGCGGGATGGACTCCCAGGGGGTGGAGCCGGGAAAGCGGGGTTAGCACGCCTGTGATCGGCCCGAGCTGACGCTGGCAGTTGGAGGTGGGTGGAGTTAGGACAGGACCCGGCCGGGTTATCGGTGCCGGGGTTATCGCAGGCAATGTTGGAGCGGCCAGTTTCCGGGAAAAGAACCGGAAAAGCGGGGTAATTTCTCGAAGGAAATGCATCCTGGGGGATTCAGAGCTCGCAGAGGGCGGGGGGCTTGGTCATAGAAttctgggggcggggcttggaACCTTAGAGGCGAGACTTGGCCCCCAAGCTGAGGTGATGCCCCACCAAGTTAGAATATACCAGTGGTGCGGTACCCCGGGTTAGAGTGTGAGGGGGCGGGGTTATTACAGGGTATCCTGGGGCAGGTTGGTGGCAGAGTTAGACACCCAGTAGGACTGGAAGTTTGGCTTAGAAAGCAAAGGTTTTcaaggcgcctgagtggctcagtgggttgagcatcagacttcagctcaggtcatgatctcgaggttggggagttcgagcctcacattgggcttactgctgtcagcacacagcctgctctCCCCTTCCGGGTttacactgtctctcaaaaaacaaaacaaaaaagtaaaacattaaaaattaaaaaaaaaaaaaaaaaagaaagaaagcaaaggtttTCAAGAAGTGAAGATAGGGGACCTTGGGGTGCAGAGAATCCAAGGGTTTAGGGATGGAACCTTGCCAGGTTAGAACGTGCCAGGTTAGAACGTTGGGGCAGGGGGTCTTAGTCACCCTCACCATCCTGGTCAACTGGATCCCCAGGCCTGGGCCGAGGCCAGCGGCGCCTACACTCCTGGAAAGGATAAACCTGATCTGCCCACCTGGAAGAGGAATTTCCGATCGGCCCTGAACCGGAAGGAGGTGTTGCGTTTAGCCGAGGACCGGAGCAAGGACCCCCACGACCCCCACAAGGTCTATGAGTTTGTGAACTCAGGTGTGCCAGAAGTGGGGCTTCACGTGGAGGGGTGGGATTTTGAGTGTCCCCGACACCCTTCTCCACTTACCACCTTCCTTGACAGGAGCTGGGGACTTTCCTGAGTTGGACACCTCTCCAGATGCCAATAGCAGATGCAGTCCCTCTGACACCCAGGTCAGAACGCATCCCgaccctcctgccctcctggctctggcccgtctttctctctgtccccatggCCTTGTTCaggcttccttttctccccctggACCTTCGCCTCCGTCTTCCTCCTgagcctcccttctctcccctgcgGTCCAGCCCCAAACTGAGCTAAAGCtgaccctgtccctcccctgctcatagcCCTGCCATGGTTTCCTGGCATCCTCAGGAGAAAATCCGTTTTCACCAGGCATTTAAGGCCCTAATATACCTTCCCAGAGTTTCATAGCTTCCCTTGCTATTTAGGGTACCCTCAGCCTCCCGGGAACCCAGAACCACCCTCCCCTTGGTCTTGCTGATGTCTGCGTTGGGGCAGGTCCCCCTCTGAAGTCATGTCCAGCCTTCTCTGCCCAGGTCTCGCTGGCACAGGGCCAGATCCTGGGGCCAGATTTAGCCACTCCCCTTGGGCCGGCAGTAGACCCAGCATATAGCAGAGCATGTATTTTGCCATTCTGTGCCCACGGtggtctcccacccccacccccagctggaaGCCCCTTGAGGGCAAAGCTCAGCTGGGACTCCTCTCTGGGTCCCTACACTGCTGGGCACAAAGGCCTGGTCTATACGGCGTCTCCAGAAAAGGCTGTGGAAATGCCtgggtgcttttctttttttccttctctccaggaAGACATACTGGAGGAGTTACTGAGTGACATGGCCTTGGCCCCATTCCCAGGTGGGGGGCCCTCGAGCCTGCCTGTGGTCCCTGAGGAGACCCCTCCATTCTTGCTGAGCCCCAGCGTAGacatccctgccccctgcccaaaCCTGCAGCCCCCGGAAAATCCACTGAGGCGGCTGTTGGTGCCCGAGGAAGGTGAGCGCCGACTGtagggtgggaggggctggggcgaTGGACCCCCTTATGCTCACTcaatccccctcccccttcatgtcGCTGCTGCCGCTGCTCAGAGTGGGAGTTCGAGCTGACTGCCTTCTACCGGGGCCGCCAAGTCTTCCAGCAGACTGCCCTCTGCCCGGGAGGCCTGCGGCTGGTGGCGTCAGATGCAGACCAGACGCTGCCTGGACAGCCAATAATCCTGCCAGACCCCGGGGTGTCGCTGACGGACAGGGGCGTGATGGGCTACGTGAGGCGTGTGCTGAGCTGCCTCGGTGGGGGGCTAGCTCTGTGGAGGGCGGGACAGCGGCTCTGCGCCCGGCGGCTGGGGCACTGTCACACGTACTGGGCCTTGGGCGAGGAGCTCCTCCCTGACAGTGGCCACGGGCCCAGCGGCGAGGTCCCCAAGGATGAGGAAGGAGACGTGTTCGACCTGAAGCCCTTCGTGGCAGGTGAGTGAGGCAGGGCCTTAGCTCTGCTGTGGAAAGAGCGTACCCCAATGGTTCAGAACTCTGACGTCCGGAATGGAATTCAGAGGACTGAACTTCGGCCTGGGGCAAAAAGACTGGATTGCTCTGAGTCTGTCGGAGATGGGTCTCCTCTGCCTGGAGCCGGTAGGCGGCCAGGGGTGCGGTGTGCGGAAGTGCTCAAGGAATTACCTGCCACAGTCATCACGATCACCAGTTATTACCACTTACCAGGATAGGGGGCCAGAGAGATGCAGGAGAGAGAGGTCCTTCAGAGCTTTGCTGTCCGATAGATAATGTCTGCAGTGCTGGAAACAACGCTGTGTGTGTGCGCTGTTGGGCGTGGTACCCGCTAGCCGTGTGTGGCTACTAAGTACTTCGAGGAGGCCAACGCAACGGAGGAAGGGACTTTTAAATGTTGACTTTAATCAGTCACAACTTAAATGTGAATGGCCACAGGGGCTACTGGCTCCTATCAGGAGAGGGTGGCCTTGGGGGGTTGAAGAGCAGTTAAAACTGCCAACCACCTGGGCCTCCAGAATCCTGGAACGTCCCTGCGGGAGCGCGCtcctgtgggtgggggggggggggggtgcacatcttccagccccaccccatgGGAGGAGGAATGTTTAAGATTGTGCCACCACTGTGGGGACTTGGCCCAGATCAGCGGCCATCTGGTCATGGTGGTGTAGGGATGTTGGGCTTCAGGTCAGGGATGAAGGTGAGGCTGTTTGTTACTCAggtctggggggcagggagggggaaggggagggtctTCTTCCCATGCCTCACTAAGCTCTCGGGCCTCCAGAACTGATTGCCTTCATTGAAGGAAGCGGACACTCACCACGCTACACCCTCTGGTTCTGCGTTGGGGAGCCATGGCCCCAGGACCAGCCGTGGATCAAGAAGCTCGTGATGGTCAAGGTGCTGCGGGCCTGGGCTCCTGGAGCTAAAGGGGGGGGATCTTAACAAAGGGCAGAGGAACTACAAGTCCCAGAAGCCCCTCTGAAAAACTACAACTTCCAAGAGTCTCTGCAACCACCAGATTCTCATCCAGAGGAGCTTCTGGgtgtccctctcttctcctcaccCCTACAACCTGTTTTGAACTCTCAAAACCATGTGGAAGTCGGTGGACTACGAGTCCTCACAGTCTCTGTGAGGAACCACAGCTCCTAGGAGTCCTTCTGACCACAAGCTGCTCAGCCCTAGCTTCTGGGAACCCCTCCAGCACCTCAGCCCTAGGAAACTTCTTGGACCTCTGGTGGTTGTGGTTATAGGGAAAACTACAACTTCCGGCAGCCCTGGGCCAAGTAGTTCACCCGGAGTTACAGTGTAGGGGCTGCTGGGAGTTGTAGTCCACTCAACCCTACCCCTGCCCGTGAACCAGGTGGAGTGTTTTCCCTGACCGGTCTCCCCCCCACTTCCTGCAGGTTGTTCCCACTTGTCTCAGGGCCCTGCTGGACATGGCACGGTCAGGGGGCGCCTCCTCACTGGAGACCACCGTGGACCTGCACATCTCCAACAGCTACCCACTCTCCCTCACCTCGGACCAGTACAAGGCCTACCTCCAGGACCTGGTCGAAGACATGGATTTCTAGGTCACTGGGGAGATCTGACCCCTCACTCCTCATGGATGATGGCCTCTTGTGCCCTCACCTTGGCCAATAAACTGTTTCTTACCACTGTCACCACTTGTGTGTCTGGTATTCAGGGTCTCCGGGCTAGCCCTGACGCAGGCCAGGCATTATTCCTTCTTAGGGCATCAGCTGACCCGTCTGTGCAACCCACAACCCAGATGCTCACTGCCCAAGGACCAGACACTGCGGGGGCAGCTGATACTGGtcacctcctttccccttcccaggGACCTGGTGAGGAGGTGTGACAGTCCCCTCCGTTTTATAGACCAAgacactgaggcttggagaagagCAAAAGTCAAGACAGTAGGAAACACAGGACGGGTTAGAAACCAGGCCGGATTCCAGGGTTGCTGCTCTGCGAGGGAGGCCCCAGGGCAGAATCTAGAACCTCTGTCTCATTTATAAACAGTTCAGGCCCCTGTCCAGTAAGCAGAGAGCCTTGTCCTGTTGGCTGGGGGCACCTTGGGTCCCCTCCCAGCTCCTGCCAGGTGACCTCTGGCCCTGGACTCCCTGCTGCGTGGGGCTGGAGCAGGCAGTTGTAAAGGAGCTCCGTGCCCCAGCCCTGAAGCCCGCCCACTCCGGTGACCCAGGCCTACTACCTCTCCTCACCACGTCTGGGTTCTGGGTAATGTGGACTGACGAAGGCCAGTGTGGCCCGGACTCACTGTGTGGCCCTTgccgctctgtgcctcagtttccctctacCTCAGGAGAATGGGTAATCTCACCCCAGCCTCGAAGGACTGGTAAAAAGGGAATCCAACTAAATGGGGGACAAAAGTCCTGTTGCTGAGGCAATTCCAGGGCAGACAAatagcacccaggtgcccttagccTGGAAGACACTGAACAGGTGGGACCTGGGACCCCAACCTCCCACCCGCCACCATTTTCTGTCAACAGCAACCACTTGTTATGTAGCTGATACGGCGGTTCTAAGTACGTCACTTGCCTGGGTCTTCGTCCTTGTAACACCCACTTCAaggatcaggaaactgaggcccagagagagaaaagcactTCCCCCGAGTCACACCCTGCTAACCACCCTCAGACCTGGGTCAGACCTGGGCAAGTCTCTTCCCAACCCTTTCCCAAACTGGTCTCTGAAAAGAAAGGGCTGAAATCATGGGGCTCGGGGCTAACATTTCATGAAATCTTTAAtgaaactgggggaggggcagaaacagaagggAGGGGCGATGGGGACAGGCTTGGGGGCAaggggcacagggctgggcagggcagggagggggctctcCTCTTCCCTGCAGCAACCCTCCCCCAATCATCCCACTgacggggcgggggagggaagtggggaggtgGAGCCATAAATACGTCCAGAATTCCAAAGAGGCgaaggagggaaggggtggcCGAGGGTCTCAGAGAGGGGGCAAGGGCAGGCCTGGGCCACCCTTGTCAGGGGGTCCAGGCTCCTTGGGCGGCCGCGGGGGCCCTGGGGGGTCCCCCGGCTTGCGGCCATGCTTGCGGAAGTAGCGGTAGCGTTGGACGTAGGCCCGCACCAAGTTGCTCACCTTCACTGGGTTGATCTCCCCGCTTTTGCTGTGGCAGATCTAGGGGGTGAGAGgcagctgtggtcacctccagcCCCCCAGGGTCCCCTCCACCTGGACTGCTGACTGCTGAGCACAGCTGCGAACTGGGATGGGAGCCGCTCCCCCAGATTCCGGACCAACACCCCTACGTGTCCCCCTGATGTCAGCGGGACAGGCCCAGGTGGGCTTGAGCAAATCCTGTCCCCTCCTCACCTTCCACACTGACCCACCATCCCCGGCTCCCCATGCATGCACATGTCTCCTTCTTGTCCTCTCCCCACTTCTGCGGATCTGTCCCCCGCTGGGCCCCACCTTGTGGACAGCCTTCCTCAGGATGTCCTTGTACTCCTCCTTGGTGATGTCCTTCTTCTGATAGTACGGCTTGATGGCCAGCTTCACCTCCTCCACTGCCCTCTCCTGCGTGTGCAGCTTCTTCAGATACTGGCAGAGGGGGTgacggggagggaaggagggacagcaAAGGCCGGATGAGTTCCTGCGGAACCCCAGGCCTCCACTCACCTGCCTGCCAGCTCAGCCTCCTTGACACATCCAGCTACTCCTGGAGGTGGAGGTCCTGCTCAGGATCTGCCCTGTGTTACCCTTGCTGCGGTCACCCCAGACCACAGGCCAGGCCGGGCCTCTGAACATCACTTGAACATCACCTAGGCTGGACCTGGGGCTATCCCCGGTGGCCTTGACCAGGACACGTATGTCCACTGCCCATACAAAATTTACATGAAGTaaaatggggcacttgggtggctcagttggttgagtgtccgacttcggctcaggtcacgatttcacagtttggttcaagccccgcatcgagctctatgctgacagctcagagccaggagtctgcttcagatactgtgtctccctctctctctgcccctccctcacttgtgctccctccctctctaaaataaataaataaactgaaaaaaaaaaaatttacacaaaggaagaaataggCGACACCATCATCTGGCAATTGGCTGTTTGACCAGAATGGCCTTTTTGGACCTGACCGAAAGGAAAACCGGCCTGAGGCCTGTGAGTAGAAGCCAGATGTAGCTGAACGGAAACTGGTTTGTTCCCACTCGTGCATCTGAATCAAAGTTTagttccttggggtgcctgggttccttcttcagtcggttaagcatctggcttccaCTCAGGCCACCATCTCACTGttattgagtttgagccctgcattggctctgtcctgactgctttggattctgtgtctccctctctctctccccctctgccgctcacactctctctctcgctctctcaaaaataaacattgaaaaaaaattttagttccaTACAATTCAACGACTTCTGTTTTATCTGAGTTCCCACCTGTTGGCATCAGTCTGCTATTCTCCTCGGGCCCCTGCACTTCAGCATCTGCAAAACTGTCACCATCAACCCACCTCTCCCAAACCCAGCTCACCTTGTCTGTGTCCCCACGTCCCTCGGAGCTGCTGCTGCCCTCTCGCTTGTCAGATGCTGCAGCCAGcccagtgggggtgggaggggtagagcCGCAGCCCCCCAGGGGGAGGCTGCCAGGGAGCAGGTAGCTGGAGGGGCCAGGGGGCAGACCCAGAGAGGTGGGCACAGGAGCTGGGGTCACCCCCAGACCGGAGGGTGGCTTTCGGTGGCTGAGGATCTGTCGGAAGAGGTTGGAGAGCGGATGaataaagggagggggaggggaagagggaacacGTACCCCCATCCTTCCCACCCTGACTTCCAAATTGTCCCAGAGGCAAGAGGCCCCTCCTCCTGCCGACCCCTTCCTTGTCCCAAGGTCTGCTGAGAATTGTAGTTCCTCTCCTAATCAGAGTCAGGGGACAAGAAGAGGGACTGTGGGGACTCTTCCCCAGAGGGGCCCACCTGGTTGGTGGCCTGGATCAGCTCCTGGGCCTTTGCTCGGCTCGCCAGATTGGCTTCTTCCATCTTGAAGAGAAGTGCAGTCACTGCAAGAGGCAGAGAGTCAAGGACAAGGACATCAGGAGCTGACACAAGaggtcacccaggcacctgctgcCATCTTACCCCCATCTCCCCCCGGGGGAGAGACCATAGGTTTCGGGCTCAGAACTGGGAAAAGGGGACGTTGGCCAGTGAGAGAACGGCTCCGCGCCCCACATATTCTTAGGACTCAAGGTATGTGTGTGGTCCGGGGGGGAAATAGGGCCAGGTCATTCAAGGACGAGGTAGCGGCAAAGGTGAGATTCTGTCTCAAGCCCCCTGTGCCCTATTGCTATCCCTTAAGGGACAACGCTCCCTGCTCACCCTGTTCTTCCTGGTCCCTCCACCACACCCAACCTCGTCCACCTCCGGGCGGACCCCAGAACACGGCCCACTCCTCCAGCCTGTGCTGGGCTggccaccccctctcccccccactcacCTGCCTGCTCTCCTCCAGCACAGCCAGACATCTACCAGCCTTCTAGACAGCCCCTCATCAGCCCTCACCCACCCAAGCCCCTCGCAGTCTGGGTCACTGTGCACCTACCCCCTCCAAAGCATCCCCACTGCCTCCAAGCCTGTCCCCACAGGACCTGGTCCTCCCCGATCCTGTCTGTCCCAgcccgcgccccccaccccagggcacaCTCACGGGCCAGGACaccgctggtggtgcagtccacACCAGCAGGCAGGTTCCAGGGCATGGGCGGGGGCAGCGTGGGCAGCTGGGAGACACGGGTAGCCGGCCCATCCTCTGCCCCTGAGTCACCGGCTGTGGACCCCGCGCTAGGGGCAGTGCTCGGGGCAGCTGCGGCCGTGCTGGTGGCCGTGGTGGTGGCAGGCtgctgctcttcctcctcctcctcttcctcctcctcctcctcttcctcctcctcctcctctgccccgcCTCGCACCCCAGCCTCCTCAGCGGCCTCCTCGGGAAGGAAAGAGACCTCGGGAGTCTTGCAGCTGCTGTCCACGGTCTGGGAGTCCGGTGTGAGTgccggggggggaggggctgccttAGGGGGCGGGGTGCTAGGGGCCTTGGCCGCCCGCTCTTCCCCGGACCAGGAAGTCTCCTCCACCCCCTTGGCCCCCGCTGCCTGGCTGCAGCTATCCGCCTTGGACTTCTTCAGCGTCGCAGGGCCGCCGCCGCTCCCACCGCTGCCCCCGCTGCGGATCTTTTTCCTGGTCTTGGATGGCTTGGTCTTTCCCTTGGTCCCCTTGGCTTTCTTGGCCCCAGCCTTGGCCTTGACCTTGGTCTTTTTGGGCTTGGTGCTGCCCGGAGCTGCTTTGGCCACCTCTGCAGGGGCCCGCTCATCGGGCTTGAGGAAAGGGGAGCGGCTCTCCCGGTCGCGGCTGAACTTGACTCCGATGGAGCCCAGGCCAGCGGATGCGGCCTCCTTGGCCGGCGTGGTGCTGCTGACGCCTTCGCGGATCAGCACCGCCACCTTAGACTGCAGCTTCACCTtccgggaggaggaggagcacgACGAGGAGGACGAGCCGGAGCCGCTGCTGACCGGTGGCTTTGGCGGAGGCCCCGAGGAGGGCGCTGACTCCTTGGGAGGCCGAGCCTTCTTGGATGACCTGTCCCTGTCCCTATCTCTGTCCCTGTCCCGGTCCCGATCCCCCCCATCCAGCGCTTTCCGCCGTGATCCCTTCTCCCGGGAGGAAGAGGACGACGAGGCGGCCCCGGAGCGGCGCCGGTCCTTCTCGCCGCTCTTGCCCCCCCGCTCCTCGGCGCTCAGTCCCTCTGAGTCGTACAGGACCTCGCGCTTGGGCGACGAGGCCGGGGCCGGCGACGGGCCTCGGGGGTCGGACTTGTCCGGCCGGCCCACGGTGATGGTCCGCTTGATGGCGAAGAGATCGTGGTCCGTGAGGTCCTGGATGGAAGGTGGCACCGCCCCCCTGCGGCGGCTGTCACGCTCTCCGCCCAGGGAGCTGGAGCCGGAGGGCGGCTGGGTGGGCACCGGGGCCTTCTCGCTGTCCCCAGACCGCTTCTCGCCCCGGGACCGCGAccgcttcttcttcttcttgccgCCGCCGCCGTCTCGGTGCTTGCCACGGTGCCGCTCGCGCCTCGAGGACGACGACGAGGACgtggccgggggcggggaggccgagcgccgccgccgccgccgcttctCCCGGGACCGCGACCTGCGGCTGCCCCCGCGGCGGCGGTCGGTGCTGCGCGAGCGGCGGCGGGCGGAGCGGGACCGCGAGCGGCGGCGGGCGGACGACGAGGCGTGAGAGCCCGGCTTGCGGTCCCGGGAGCGGTGCTTCTTGGAGTCCCAGGGGGAGGCCGGGGCCGGCGGGGCAGGCTGCGCGCTGGACGACGACGACGCGGCCTCCTTGGCCTCGCCGCCGCTCCGCTTGCGCTCCCGCCTCGACTTCTTGCGGGTGGGGGGGCccgcgggggcggcggcggcggcggcggcggcggcggccggggagGGCGAGCGCTGGCGGTAGCGCTCCCGACGCTGGGTCAGGATCTTGCGGCGCAGGTCCAGGCCGCCCCAGCGCGTGTCCGCGGTCGGCGGGGCGGGCGCCGGCTCCCCCAGGTCCACCTGCAGGGCGCCCTCGC is drawn from Felis catus isolate Fca126 chromosome E2, F.catus_Fca126_mat1.0, whole genome shotgun sequence and contains these coding sequences:
- the IRF3 gene encoding interferon regulatory factor 3 isoform X3, which codes for MVGKGGGGGNVRALGAASGSGVCQPSEGRTMGTQKPRILPWLKLQLDLGRLEGVAWLDESRTRFRIPWKHGLRQDAQQEDFGIFQAWAEASGAYTPGKDKPDLPTWKRNFRSALNRKEVLRLAEDRSKDPHDPHKVYEFVNSGAGDFPELDTSPDANSRCSPSDTQEDILEELLSDMALAPFPGGGPSSLPVVPEETPPFLLSPSVDIPAPCPNLQPPENPLRRLLVPEEEWEFELTAFYRGRQVFQQTALCPGGLRLVASDADQTLPGQPIILPDPGVSLTDRGVMGYVRRVLSCLGGGLALWRAGQRLCARRLGHCHTYWALGEELLPDSGHGPSGEVPKDEEGDVFDLKPFVAELIAFIEGSGHSPRYTLWFCVGEPWPQDQPWIKKLVMVKVVPTCLRALLDMARSGGASSLETTVDLHISNSYPLSLTSDQYKAYLQDLVEDMDF
- the IRF3 gene encoding interferon regulatory factor 3 isoform X2 → MGTQKPRILPWLKLQLDLGRLEGVAWLDESRTRFRIPWKHGLRQDAQQEDFGIFQAWAEASGAYTPGKDKPDLPTWKRNFRSALNRKEVLRLAEDRSKDPHDPHKVYEFVNSGAGDFPELDTSPDANSRCSPSDTQEDILEELLSDMALAPFPGGGPSSLPVVPEETPPFLLSPSVDIPAPCPNLQPPENPLRRLLVPEEEWEFELTAFYRGRQVFQQTALCPGGLRLVASDADQTLPGQPIILPDPGVSLTDRGVMGYVRRVLSCLGGGLALWRAGQRLCARRLGHCHTYWALGEELLPDSGHGPSGEVPKDEEGDVFDLKPFVAGCSHLSQGPAGHGTVRGRLLTGDHRGPAHLQQLPTLPHLGPVQGLPPGPGRRHGFLGHWGDLTPHSSWMMASCALTLANKLFLTTVTTCVSGIQGLRASPDAGQALFLLRASADPSVQPTTQMLTAQGPDTAGAADTGHLLSPSQGPGEEV
- the IRF3 gene encoding interferon regulatory factor 3 isoform X1 translates to MVGKGGGGGNVRALGAASGSGVCQPSEGRTMGTQKPRILPWLKLQLDLGRLEGVAWLDESRTRFRIPWKHGLRQDAQQEDFGIFQAWAEASGAYTPGKDKPDLPTWKRNFRSALNRKEVLRLAEDRSKDPHDPHKVYEFVNSGAGDFPELDTSPDANSRCSPSDTQEDILEELLSDMALAPFPGGGPSSLPVVPEETPPFLLSPSVDIPAPCPNLQPPENPLRRLLVPEEEWEFELTAFYRGRQVFQQTALCPGGLRLVASDADQTLPGQPIILPDPGVSLTDRGVMGYVRRVLSCLGGGLALWRAGQRLCARRLGHCHTYWALGEELLPDSGHGPSGEVPKDEEGDVFDLKPFVAGCSHLSQGPAGHGTVRGRLLTGDHRGPAHLQQLPTLPHLGPVQGLPPGPGRRHGFLGHWGDLTPHSSWMMASCALTLANKLFLTTVTTCVSGIQGLRASPDAGQALFLLRASADPSVQPTTQMLTAQGPDTAGAADTGHLLSPSQGPGEEV